The stretch of DNA caattcatttcattcttttttatttcttttgttgtttttattCTATATGGTCTTGGATAGATAATTATgtagaaaataaatttccttttttatatatttggTTTGTTTGGAATTAATAGTCAGAACTTACTTGGTTGGGAATGATAACATATTTATGTGtattcaatcaatattacttgtttatttcattcattcatacTTATTACTCAATCTactaaaaatataaatttaacACCCTTCGGATCTCCGcacatcttttttttttcttattcatctttcttttctttcctcgcccccccccccttttttttcttttagcAAATTCCAAATATACATAACTAATTCATTATCCCGCAACTCaattatattaattaacacccaatatcaatttctcCACATAATTCAACCCGTCGACtagatgaagaaatataTATCTTATAAGTCCCCGTTTGTATAATCCATTGTTGTGATTCAGAATCCCATATACTCAAATCTCGATgtaaaatattgaaatatatttttgttgatttgcCAGATTCCAAAAatactttttcaaatcctCGTAATACTTTAGGTGGTGATATCAATAATGTACTAGGAAATTCAATATATAATTGACTCACATATCCACCTTTAATTTTACCCACATTTTGGATTTCAACACTAACTTCATATAACACTTCCCATAATGCAGGATTACCACCAAGTCCACCACCAGCTAATGGTGGTGAAGTTGCCTGATCAGGGTTAAAATCTCCCGGATATTCAAAAgtatcttcttcatcaatcaGTCGCACATTTTCATTGTATAAATATGGATATATATATCCAGGACTAGGATCAAAATCGTCATGAGGAAATAATGCATCTTCAGGATCACAAACATCATCTTCTACGGTTTTAATAGTTGGCAAATATTCCAGAGGATAGGGTAAATATTCTGAAGGTGGGttgatttcattgattttcaaattggaaaCTTTGAAACTGGTAAAAGATAATCCGtatccaaaatcaaatcgGGGTTTAATATTATGTTTATCGAAAAACCGATAATCCAAATAAATATCCCGATCAAAATTGTCTTGAGGCTCCATATCACCAGCAgttaaatcatcaataattggTACATAATGTTGTCTTTTCCGAGCTATAGTAAATGGTAATTTTCCTGATGGATTAACATCACCAAATAAGACATCTGCTATTGCTTGACCAACAAATTGTCCCAATGGTGGGGCAAATAATACTGCCACAACATTATCGTGCTCAATCCATCGCTCCATATTGATTGGCCCCGTTGATGAAACTACAACCACGGTTTTATGACATTTATCagcaattttttcaatcaattcgTCTCCATTATGCCATAATGACAAGTTTTGTCGATcaccaaaatttttttcaagataCACATATCCTTCACcagaaaatgaattgacaAACACAATGGAAAGGTCAGCGTAATCAGCCAAATCAGCATTGGTTTCACAATCCCAGTTATCGCGacaataatcaacaacaatgccTCGTTCTCTTGCCTTTCTCGCTACTGCTTCATAGGGGGTGATTACAAATGGATTACCAACAGCAGCTGACCCCCAGCCACTTGTCAATACACCATTTACGCATCGCTGGTCTTTGCAATTGAACCCTTTAGAGTCAGGTCCAGCACCTTGTCCCGATATGAAAAGTCGTCTTACGCcatcatttttatcaattggtAAATTATGTCCACTATTTTTGAGTAAAACAATGGCTTCTCTGGCCACTGTCAATGCCGTATTATCACTAAATTCAGAACGTGCTTCTACGTGCCAATTCTTTTGCACTATAGGACCATAATGTTGATAGGGAAATTCTTGGCCATATGTGTGATGGGTCCATGAGCTGAAATTGGGTACATCATCTTCCAGTGGTAATTGAACATTCTCAAGAGCGAAAAATGGTGCTAATATTCTCATTACCATGTCATTTAATCGCTCCTGACAAATGGTGCCATTATACACTGCACGAGTTAATAATGGACCCCAATACGATTTCCCCGTGAGCCAATCATCAAACACTTCTCCAGGCATGGTCATATCTAGTCCAGCGAGTGCCGAATTGACACCAGTATGTTGAGCCCCCCAATCAGAAACCACAAAACCTTGGAACGATAATTCAGCTTTCAAAagataattcaataaatacGAGTTTTCACAGGCATAAGTATTATTGATACGGTTATAGGCACACATTACACTTCCAACTCCAGCTCTAACGACATTAGCAAATGGCCAAAGGTAAATTTCGTGCATTGCCCTATCACCAATATTGGCACTAAGTGAGCATTGAAGACGATTccaatcattttcatcCCATTCTCCAACTTGTCGAAAATGTTCTTGTTCATTTCCTACTAAATGTCTTGCTGTGGCTACCACACCTTCATCCTGTAATCCTTCAACAGTGGCGGCACCACCAATTCCTTGCAAGTATGGATCGGCGCCAAATGATTCCCAATTACGACCAGCAGCAGCTTTCAATCCCATGGGACCAATCACTGGGCCCAAGGCAATATGGActcccttttttttatgttcTTTTCCCATGGCTTTGCCACGAAGATACATTAATCCTTTATTAAATGTGGCAGCCGTTGCCAACCCTGACGGAAAATGAGTGACAAAATCAGTAAATCGAACTCCATTAGGACCGTCTTGAAGACAAAGATTGGGGATTCCTAATCTTGGAACACTACCGGTATTACCAACACATGGGCCAGACCCCCATCCGGTGCCCGTTGTCAAATTGACTTTTTCTGCAAATGacattttttcaatcaatttacgAGCTTTATCAAATGCTTTCTGCCATGCACCTTCAATTCTACCACCAAGAGCTTTAAAGTAATTGTTAGTATTGTTTGATAGAAAACATATTCATGTatgaaattgtttattCCGAGATTGAGTAgtaaataacaacaatcaatcaatcaatcaatcaatcaatcaatcaagaaTAGGTCAGGTCATTAAGTTAGATTAATACTTACGTGAAGGGTAATAACCTTCAGAGCAGAAATAATCTTCTTGATCATCAGTTATGAATAATGGAGATTCTGCATGACGGGatcttttttgaattaattgagGGTTGTTTCGAAGAGAGAGTGGTTGATTTTTGTGATTGATTGAACTGGTCAAATTGGTGAATTTTGAACTCAAACTGAAACTTATGGAATTGTCGTTTTTAGAAATGGTTTTATGTACTAATGTGACgaatatcaatatcaatagaTTAATTATGAACATggtttaatttgttttggaATCGCTTTGGGTTGTTGTTAAAGCGGCTAAATAGTTTAAGatagtattttttttttttacaaccattttttttttcttttccaaatattgaattggtATGGCTTGGCTTCTAGTTTAGCAAAATTATTTCTATAAACACAGCAAGGCCTTGATCTTGTTAGAAGGTGAAAATTTGGAATGGCAGGATGATCTGTAGAGGtattttagtttttctGGTTTTAACGAAATCATCTATATATTTGTTTGACTACAAAACacaataattttaatataaacaaaatctGTACATCATAAACTCGTATATACAACCAAATCCTGAATCATATATCAATATAGAAACGATTCAGGCTTATTTGCTATGTTTCACATGGGTAAGTAGGTAGAAAGGTAATGTAAAATGAATACGAAATTCTGATTTGGAGCTCGAAAGTTATTGATCTTTCGCGTTCATTTAAAAGAACTGAATTGAAATGCTAAACAAGATGTACTATTAAAATGCAttataaaaagaattgatatttAAATTCACTGGTCATCAACACCGggaattgataaaaaaaaaaactgtaaagaagaaggaagaaGTGAAAACAAATCGAAAGAAAATTTGGTGATCCTGGAAAAGTAACACCACATTTTTGATGGTTCAAAATTGATAACAAATGCACGAATCTAAGCAAAATGAGGCGAAACCCTCTCACCATCGCCGCCGCCGCCGCCGCTTGgtgatttgaaaacaagAAAGGGTTCACAATATTAAGAAACACCAAGAGTTTATAGAACTCAATATTTACATAGTTAAGAGAAAAGagtatttgatttgatttcccCATTTATCAACTCTCCTTTTGTTAAATCAAAACTCACAATCATTAGTTCtcacaaacaaacaaaaaacgCCGTTATTTAAAAAACCTATAAAATTATATACCTACAAATCTAACATTAATTGATCCCCATTAATTCCCGGATCTCTCTCTTATGGACCACGAGACTCTTCAAAAAAACTCTGGTCGTCATTACTAGTCTTAATACTATTAGCATAAGTACTAGCATTAGTACCACCATTACCAGGGTGAACACTTAATCTTTCCATAATTGACGCTGGCGGAATACCTGTAGTACTACAATTGGTATCaatacttcttcttcttattcTTCTTGTAGAACTAGCCAATGTCACAATGGATTCACTATCACGGTCCTGACCACCGATACTTGCATTATATGTAACTGGCaaaattgtattattattgttgttgttgttggtagttgcattgttattattgtttgttgttgttgtggtggtggttgtggttgtggtggttgaAGAAGACGATGTAGTATTAGTTAGACTAGCAGTAATTATGGGAAGAAAAGTGTAATTAGTTGGAGTTTGTACACTTGGAGCCAATGAGGTTTCTGCGGTTGATGCAATCAAAGAAGTTTGATCATTATGAGCATCACCACTCAAAATAGATGgagattttgttgattgacTTGATACtattgatttcaatggAGTTGTACTAACATTATCACTAATTTGGTCACTCATCACATCTAATGagtttctttcttctccTTCATCTTGTTCGTCATTGtcaatattgttgttttcttgTACTGACTGGCTTTGAATGGGGTTGTTATCGTGACTTTCAATCACCACTTCAGTTTTGGGAATCTTATCTCGGTTTTTGTTAGATACAAgtttatttcttgattgTCTATTGGAATGTCGAGATCTATTCCCATTAGTgtaattgttattgttattgttatggGTAGCATCCTCGTTATTATTACTAGTGTTATTACTAGATGTTCTTCTGTTGGTGTGGTTATTCATACTAGTAGTTCTATTTTGACCTTGCATCAATCTTTTAACCCAAGCAAATCTATTTCTGGGATGATTACGTCTATCATTGGAATAAGTTactattaataatgataatattgttAGTACTATAGTTTCAAACAGAAGTGTATTAATATCCAAACATACCTTCAGGTGTGGTAGCCATATTGTAAGAAAAGGCAGTTGTAGTAGTGGTTGTAGTAGTGGTTGTAGTAGTGGTTGTAGTAGTGGTTGTGGGTTGTTATATGGAATACGATTGATTTACTTTATAAAAGACAAtacaaaaatgaaacaacaacaagtaatgagtgattttttttttgttcccctttttttctttctttctttctttctttctttctttccctaaaaatttattctgttttttgttttgtttgttttttgttgtttgcCTCGtgttttctcttttttttttttgtttccttttaaattttgattcttttcacacacacacactcccccccccctctgatttaatttctttattcattcttttttgttctactactactactactactactcaTCCCCACCTGCGTCTAGTCTTAGTCTAATTCTAAGTCTAAGTCTAAATCTCTCTTTGTTTGATCGTCGGTACATTAGCTCTATCAAttacatttttttcattccttaattcaaa from Candida albicans SC5314 chromosome R, complete sequence encodes:
- the BGL22 gene encoding Bgl22p (Putative glucanase; induced during cell wall regeneration), giving the protein MFIINLLILIFVTLVHKTISKNDNSISFSLSSKFTNLTSSINHKNQPLSLRNNPQLIQKRSRHAESPLFITDDQEDYFCSEGYYPSPLGGRIEGAWQKAFDKARKLIEKMSFAEKVNLTTGTGWGSGPCVGNTGSVPRLGIPNLCLQDGPNGVRFTDFVTHFPSGLATAATFNKGLMYLRGKAMGKEHKKKGVHIALGPVIGPMGLKAAAGRNWESFGADPYLQGIGGAATVEGLQDEGVVATARHLVGNEQEHFRQVGEWDENDWNRLQCSLSANIGDRAMHEIYLWPFANVVRAGVGSVMCAYNRINNTYACENSYLLNYLLKAELSFQGFVVSDWGAQHTGVNSALAGLDMTMPGEVFDDWLTGKSYWGPLLTRAVYNGTICQERLNDMVMRILAPFFALENVQLPSEDDVPNFSSWTHHTYGQEFPYQHYGPIVQKNWHVEARSEFSDNTALTVAREAIVLLKNSGHNLPIDKNDGVRRLFISGQGAGPDSKGFNCKDQRCVNGVLTSGWGSAAVGNPFVITPYEAVARKARERGIVVDYCRDNWDCETNADLADYADLSIVFVNSFSGEGYVYLEKNFGDRQNLSLWHNGDELIEKIADKCHKTVVVVSSTGPINMERWIEHDNVVAVLFAPPLGQFVGQAIADVLFGDVNPSGKLPFTIARKRQHYVPIIDDLTAGDMEPQDNFDRDIYLDYRFFDKHNIKPRFDFGYGLSFTSFKVSNLKINEINPPSEYLPYPSEYLPTIKTVEDDVCDPEDALFPHDDFDPSPGYIYPYLYNENVRSIDEEDTFEYPGDFNPDQATSPPLAGGGLGGNPALWEVLYEVSVEIQNVGKIKGGYVSQLYIEFPSTLLISPPKVLRGFEKVFLESGKSTKIYFNILHRDLSIWDSESQQWIIQTGTYKIYISSSSRRVELCGEIDIGC
- a CDS encoding uncharacterized protein (Protein of unknown function; flow model biofilm induced; ketoconazole-repressed), with translation MATTPEVTYSNDRRNHPRNRFAWVKRLMQGQNRTTSMNNHTNRRTSSNNTSNNNEDATHNNNNNNYTNGNRSRHSNRQSRNKLVSNKNRDKIPKTEVVIESHDNNPIQSQSVQENNNIDNDEQDEGEERNSLDVMSDQISDNVSTTPLKSIVSSQSTKSPSILSGDAHNDQTSLIASTAETSLAPSVQTPTNYTFLPIITASLTNTTSSSSTTTTTTTTTTTTNNNNNATTNNNNNNNTILPVTYNASIGGQDRDSESIVTLASSTRRIRRRSIDTNCSTTGIPPASIMERLSVHPGNGGTNASTYANSIKTSNDDQSFFEESRGP